Proteins from a genomic interval of Colletotrichum higginsianum IMI 349063 chromosome 6, whole genome shotgun sequence:
- a CDS encoding Nudix domain-containing protein gives MTSADPASNPRVGVGAVIRHPTTGKLLVGQRLSSHGHGTWQFPGGHLEYAESIFTCAERETLEETGLVVRATRLAAVTNSVFSDAGKHYITLFVLCEPVDPSAEPQALEPDKAGDWQWMEWSTICDWVRHHDDDGDDWPAKRLFLPIRELVNGKENETAFTGF, from the exons ATGACCTCCGCAGACCCGGCCAGCAACCcgcgcgtcggcgtcggcgccgtcatccgTCACCCCACCACCGgcaagctcctcgtcggacaGCGCCTCAGCagccacggccacggcacCTGGCAGTTCCCCGGCGGCCACCTCGAGTACGCCGAGTCCATCTTCACCTGCGCCGAGCGCGAAACcctcgaggagacgggcCTGGTCGTCAGAGCCACccggctcgccgccgtcacaaACTCTGTCTTTTCCGACGCCGGCAAGCACTACATCACCCTGTTCGTCCTCTGCGAGCCCGTTGACCCCTCCGCCGAACCGCAG GCCTTGGAGCCCGACAAGGCTGGCGACTGGCAGTGGATGGAGTGGTCCACCATCTGCGACTGGGTCCGCCACcacgacgatgatggtgacgatTGGCCCGCCAAGCGTCTGTTTTTACCCATCCGCGAACTGGTCAACGGGAAGGAGAACGAGACGGCCTTTACGGGATTCTAG
- a CDS encoding NUDIX domain-containing protein, translating to MDSQGKIMTRRAVVSSFIFKFPPNRGPQVALFRRSDKVRTYPNRLAPVSGSIEKDDPSPLDAAWREIREETTLTPATLTLLRQGKDYRFADDKIGREWTIHPFAFRLKSHEDESRIQIDWEHQGFQWFEPHEVRDVDEFGGVPRLAESLRRIWFEIELGESRAKVLSEGLLALQQDHGSGARVLAARALDVFLSLVSDKSGFDKDGSVDKWWRNIRLAAWHLWKNGRECMGAAILNNIVRSLAVIEKEVQQVKDDKTPPEFLETVTQKVRDLAVARGSSVDGIWRSFEAFLRQQQKQQQQQQQGSGRPIRILTLSSSSTILQCLQRAVAGFDSDFDIRILESRPLFEGVSMASGLVNRLREAPAERKNKIEVSIYTDAGAAVASRDVDVVLVGADAIDRYGSTYNKTGSLPAVLSAKHCSPHSKVLVLADSEKILPYEMPDWEVNDVDELATSWKQSPSVKGTVSTLLGSASGMTTDEKGVKVGVMNVYFEWVPPTLIDGYLFEDGQKSAKEIADLADKIRREADVFFSDV from the exons ATGGATTCGCAAGGAAAGATAATGacccgccgcgccgtcgttTCGTCCTTCATCTTCAAGTTCCCGCCCAACCGCGGGCCCCAGGTCGCCCTGTTCCGGCGGAGCGACAAAGTCCGGACCTATCC GAATCGCCTCGCTCCAGTATCGGGCAGCATAGAAAAGGACGACCCGTCGCCCCTGGACGCCGCCTGGCGCGAGATCCGCGAGGAAACGACGCTCACGCCGGCGACACTGACGCTGCTGCGCCAGGGAAAGGACTACCgcttcgccgacgacaagatcGGTCGCGAATGGACCATCCACCCGTTCGCCTTCCGCCTCAAGTCCCATGAGGACGAGTCGCGCATCCAGATCGACTGGGAGCACCAGGGGTTCCAATGGTTCGAGCCCCACGAGGtccgcgacgtcgacgagttTGGCGGCGTGCCGCGCCTGGCTGAGAGCCTGAGGCGCATCTGGTTCGAGATCGAGCTTGGCGAGAGCAGGGCGAAGGTCCTGAGCGAGGGCTTGCTCGCGCTGCAGCAGGACCACGGGAGCGGGGCGCGGgtgctggcggcgagggcgctCGATGTCTTCTTGTCGCTGGTCTCCGACAAGTCCGGcttcgacaaggacggctCCGTGGACAAGTGGTGGCGCAACATCCGTCTCGCGGCGTGGCATCTGTGGAAGAACGGACGCGAGTGCATGGGCGCTGCGATCCTGAACAACATCGTTCGGTCCCTGGCCGTCATCGAGAAGGAAGTGCAACAGGTCAAAGACGACAAAACGCCGCCCGAGTTCCTTGAAACGGTTACACAAAAGGTACGCGACCTCGCGGTGGCAAGAGGGTCTTCGGTCGACGGTATCTGGAGGTCTTTCGAGGCTTTtctgcggcagcagcagaagcagcagcagcagcagcagcagggtTCCGGCCGACCAATCCGAATCCTCACcttgtcgtcgagctcgaccatTCTGCAATGTCTCCAGCGAGCGGTCGCGGGGTTCGACTCCGACTTCGACATCCGGATTCTCGAGTCACGTCCGCTTTTCGAAGGCGTGTCAATGGCGTCGGGCCTGGTCAACCGTCTACGCGAGGCGCCAGCAGAGAGGAAAAACAAGATCGAGGTCTCGATATacaccgacgccggcgccgccgtcgcaaGCAGGGATGTGGATGTCGTtcttgtcggcgccgacgccatcgatCGGTACGGGTCGACATACAACAAGACGGGCTCGCTGCCCGCGGTCCTCTCAGCCAAGCACTGCTCCCCTCACTCTAAAGTGCTGGTCTTGGCCGACAGCGAAAAGATTTTGCCGTACGAGATGCCCGACTGGGAAGTAAACGACGTTGACGAGCTCGCTACATCCTGGAAGCAGAGCCCCAGCGTCAAGGGAACTGTCTCGACTCTCCTCGGCAGTGCATCAGGCATGACCACTGACGAAAAGGGGGTCAAGGTAGGCGTGATGAATGTCTACTTCGAATGGGTTCCCCCGACTCTCATCGACGGGTACCTGTTTGAGGACGGCCAGAAAAGCGCAAAGGAAATAGCAGATCTTGCAGATAAGATTCGCCGCGAGGCGGATGTCTTCTTCTCGGATGTTTAA
- a CDS encoding Major facilitator superfamily transporter, with product MGERPVSAGDSSEPTPRETHILPTETIQIREIDMSRDTREASETDQTPEAATSQTVPEKTDSIVHDTKLAAPALLGPVTDGASSGSDASPVETDLMAAYSRFAPNQRIIIIAVASTIGMLSPLSSNLYTPAIPAVARDLGVSTDAINLTITSYLVLQGISPTLWSSIGDSTGRRLLYLIALTIYLASCIGLALSYNYPAVVALRAIQAIGSASTTAIGASLIGDLIHVSRRGKYMGNYSALGGASTAFGSVIGGLFAQYTGWRGMFIFMSALAAFLLLFTALLLPETKRGIVDDGSVHAPRYLRAPLKWLDAPKKSPTDAAVARPAAAKFRIDIGAPVRLLVEPECLCIVLFTGVCYTVWQVTMVATATLYAERYGLNELSIGLTYISNGVGSVCGSVLTGKLLDREYKHQLKREQQAAAARPAEADDGSPPANEVQHIELARIKPVIIPTIGYLISVVALGWIIQSNVHIAASITMAFFVGGLNTIILAVFSTLIVDLFRSQSFSATASMNLSRCLLSAGGTAAIGPLIRAVGVGWAFTLCAIIALFSCSFVVLELWRGRHWRAKRTAAAAQREKEFQ from the exons ATGGGAGAACGTCCTGTTTCTGCTGGGGACAGCTCTGAGCCCACCCCCAGAGAAACTCACATCCTTCCCACAGAGACAATCCAGATCAGAGAGATCGACATGTCCAGAGACACAAGAGAGGCCTCGGAGACGGATCAGACCCCAGAGGCAGCCACAAGCCAGACCGTGCCGGAGAAGACGGACAGCATCGTCCACGACACCAAGCTCGCTGCCCCGGCACTCCTGGGCCCTGTGACAGACGGTGCCTCCTCCGGTAGTGATGCCTCGCCCGTCGAAACCGACCTCATGGCCGCATACAGCCGCTTTGCGCCCAACCAgcgcatcatcatcattgcCGTCGCCAGCACCATCGGCATGCTGAGCCCTCTGAGCTCCAACCTGTACACGCCCGCCATCCCGGCCGTCGCGAGGGACCTGGGCGTCTCCACAGACGCCATCAACCTGACCATCACCTCGTACCTCGTTCTGCAGGGCATCAGTCCCACGCTCTGGAGCTCCATCGGCGACAGCaccggccgccgcctgctATACCTCATCGCCCTCACCATCTACCTGGCCTCCtgcatcggcctcgccctgTCCTACAACTacccggccgtcgtcgctctGAGGGCCATCCAGGCCATCGGCTCCGCCTCCACTacggccatcggcgccagcCTCATTGGCGACCTGATCCACGTCAGCCGCCGCGGCAAGTATATGGGTAACTAcagcgccctcggcggcgccagcaCCGCCTTTGGctccgtcatcggcggcttGTTCGCCCAGTACACGGGCTGGCGGGGCATGTTCATCTTCATgtccgccctcgccgccttccttCTGCTATTCACCGCCTTGCTCCTCCCCGAGACGAAGCgtggcatcgtcgacgacggctccGTCCATGCCCCTCGTTACCTTCGGGCCCCTCTCAAGTGGCTCGACGCGCCCAAGAAGTCCCCCAcagacgccgccgttgccagaccggccgccgccaagttCCGTATCGACATCGGCGCCCCCGTCCGTCTgctcgtcgagcccgagtGCCTGTGCATCGTCCTCTTCACTGGCGTCTGCTACACAGTCTGGCAGGTCACCATggtcgccaccgccacccTCTACGCCGAGCGCTATGGCCTGAACGAGCTGAGCATCGGCCTGACCTACATCTCCAACGGCGTCGGCTCCGTCTGCGGCAGCGTGCTCACAGGGAAGCTACTGGACCGCGAGTACAAGCACCAACTCAAGAGGGAGCAACAGGCAGCGGCAGCCCGGccggccgaagccgacgacggctcgCCTCCCGCGAACGAAGTGCAGCACATCGAGCTCGCACGCATTAAGCCCGTCATCATCCCTACCATTGGGTATCTTATCTCCGTCGTTGCCCTAGGCTGGATCATTCAGTCCAACGTCCACATTGCCGCATCCATTACCATGGCCTTTTTTGTTGGAGgcctcaacaccatcatCTTGGCCGTGTTCT CAACTCTTATTGTCGACCTGTTTCGGTCCCAGAGCTTTAGCGCCACCGCCTCTATGAACCTCTCACGCTGCCTCCTGTCCGCCGGCGGaaccgccgccatcgggCCCCTAatccgcgccgtcggcgtcggctggGCCTTTACGCTCTGTGCCATCATCGCGCTGTTTTCATGTTCTTTCGTCGTGTTAGAGCTGTGGCGTGGTCGACACTGGCGCGCGAagcggacggcggcggcggctcagAGGGAGAAGGAATTTCAATGA